Below is a genomic region from Vitis riparia cultivar Riparia Gloire de Montpellier isolate 1030 chromosome 16, EGFV_Vit.rip_1.0, whole genome shotgun sequence.
AAATTCATAGGGCACCCCATCAAAATCAcctttaaatctaatttaaattgttttgtgacaaaGCTTCAAACTCAAAGAAGAAGTTGAAGGAGGAAAAGacattacaaaatataaatttaccaaattaaaaatatatgaaaattcaaaaaacaaataaatattcaataaacaagaaaatggaCATAACATTTCAAAATGcataaaatcaattcaaaattatcaaACGGACAATGAAATtaacataaataagaaaatttctcctttttctctgAACCCAAACAGAGATCCAGCAACATTCTCACACCACCTTatcaatgaaacaaaaattttcaatcttgagAACAAAAAGCATAGAAGAATACTCTGTTTCATTCCCTTGAACAAAACAACCCAAGAAAAACCTACTCTTATCAAATTCTTTCCCATCTCTTTCCCCAGTTTTCTCAACATCCAAAGGAGAAaaatcaaaaagtaaaaaatgcttgatagaataaaaaaaattagatccCATTCAAATAACATAATTGAGAAACGATTTCCACAATcccattccaaaaaaaaaaaaaaaaatcagatttcaaaacaaataataataaaacaaaagttttgaTATGtcgaaataaacaaaaaaatggttTCACTTTGTTTCATTATGAGAACTTCtacatttttttgaaaacaaaagaggTGATAATACCAAAAAGATTCTCTCTTTGTCTAGATCTAACATTTTCCCCAACAAGTGTTACCCAAATGCTTATTTTGCCATATCTACCAAAAAAACCTTCAATATGtgcaaaaataaaggaaaacacaGATATGTTGGTGGAGTTACCTTTGTTTCGTGCTGTTAGAGATGCCCTCACTGTGTTGGAAGAGAAACCATAGGTAGGGAAAAGTGAAAACATAGAGAAGAATACACAAAGAACAATTGttctctaatgtttttttttttttttttttaaatagtaaaaaaaaaaaacaatattttcttattctctaaaaatagcCATTTTGAGAACATGGGAaaccataaaaacaaaaactactccctttatcaaacatgtttttagtattttttgttttcaagaatagaaaacaattcttgaaaacaaCAAGCAAACATGCCCTATGGTTTTCTCGACCCCAACTTAATCTCATGGTTATCTACCAAACAACATGTAGTCTCTCGAAGTAGTGCCAAGTCTAAATACCATGGCTTAGCCTTTGTTACAAACAAGATAATATGGGTCCAATTAGTTATGAAAGAACTCTATGTTTCTTAATTTGTTGCCCCCTAGTCTAGTGTGTTAATTAAAGTGCTGCTCATTTAGCTGCTATTCTAGCTTTCCATGCTCGATCGAAGAATAATGAACTTGACTTTCATTTCATCCGTGATAAAGTCCTAAACAAAGATCTCACCATTCACTACATTCCATCTATTGATTAGGTTATAGATATCTTCACCAAACATTTACCAAACTCTTAGTTCTTAAGTTTTAGAACAAAACTCTCCATTATTCTAAAACCTATGAGCTTACAGGGGGGGATTATAGACAACAAGGTAATAACTGAATGGTTAAAACATCCTAAATGAAATTAGTTAAGCATCTTAAAAGGTTAGAGAGTCATTACGAAGTTAAATAAGTTATTAAGCATTGTTAAAGTTAATTACCTAGCTCAATGtaactttaatataaaaataatgaaactaaAGCTTAGAGTTAAGCAAAGAAATCTTTTTCAGAAGTTAAGCTGTAAGTTCCATTCCAaatcttttaaaacattttagaaacataaaatttaatttttcccaAAATATAACTTTCATTCTAATACTAGAAATCTCAAAGGTCATTTTTGTTGCTATGGCAAGAGTGCTATCATCTCCCCATTTATGTCAATAAGGAGATAAAGTGATTACATCTAATCATCTTTCCATTTATTTCTTGTATATAAAGTGTCTCATTCATGCACCTAATTATCTTTAAATTGTCTTCTTTTCGGTGAGTCAGCATTACCTACTTATCCTCTTCTCTTCAGCCAGGGTGAGGAAGTTGCAGCTGATTTCATATGGAAATTGCACCAGGTCATCTCTCTGTATGTTGGAAACGAAGAATTGTTACATTTGTCACACTTTTCAGTGTTTTCCAATTGAAATATTGGTTGAGATCATGATGTAAGTAGTAAAAACATCATCAACGGACTTCTTCATTCCCGAAAAAAGTGTGCATTAAGGCTctagttttttttctaatatgtatatagatatataacTATATTATAGACAAAGATTAATATTCagatttaaaattatagttGCAAAAAATTACATGAGACATTAAAGGATAGAGGAGCCACGCGATATATCCTACTAGAAAATTTCTAGCTAGCTTAGGTATGAAGCTAGGTGTGCGATGactttattcttgaaaatttgtaaaGATCTTAGCAATCTAGAGGCATAATATAGGCAACGAATGgtaagtttttattttagatgGTTTGGAAGTcttgtttaaataaatatttgtcttATTTGTTGTAACAccccaaattaatttttgggggtaaaatagtaaattagaaaaaagtaattaaatacTTGTAATGAGGGTGGAAAGGTCTTTTCGTAATTAAAagccctaggtataaattagttttttcttgttttctctatttAGAAAACTCTAATACACAAAAATCAGAGATATTAGAGAATGTAGGTGtaaaccctctattttgtcctctTAACAGATGTGACACTAGGTGTCTTCCCATACTTCTCTTTTGACTTGTAGTCATCTCTTGGCTGCCTTTCGAGCTCAATTagacacacttggcccattaggcacactaggcccatttagatgcacttgacccattaggcaccaccttcgACCCACTTTggcaccctaagcccatttagtTGCACTTAGCCCATTAGGTACACTCCTAGGTCACTTGACACATTTCTAATCACCTTAGGTCACTTGACACATTTTTTTATCACCCTACATCACTTAGACACTTTTCTAATGGCCGAAAGGGTTCCTCTAAATGCGCATTGAGTTGTCATTAACATAGAGGAAACAAATGTACGATACAATATGTTTATGATATTCAAGAAGTCTTTGTAAATGTGGTCTTAACTTAAGAAGCACCTTTTAACGTATCATAGGGTTGACCTTAATTCTACAACAGATGGTAGTATATCCTTTGTAGAGCTTGCTTTTTCTTAACACCACTGTCTAGCAATagtctaaataattaaaaaatttatagtgCTTTTTCCATGTCACTAAGTTGTCTATGTTGTATTCACTCAAAGCATGGTATGGAATCTCTTACCAAATGTGCCCATGCCTTATTGTCCTTCATCTCTTACCAAATGTTGTGTATTCACTCAAAATTATGAATGCTTCCACCACGTGGGAGCTGGTGggctttcttttctcattttctattgTACTTTTTTTATGGGTTGGCTTTAgcatgaaaagagaaaaaaaaaaaatctagttatgaacttagaatattttaatttaaataaatatgtaaaattggTAGTTTTCTTGATGAGAGGTTTGCTATAGTAAGATGTATTCCAGCTAAGAGGTTTAGAActctataaattaaaaataaaatattcatttctataTGTTTTATTATCCCATCCTTAATGTGGGCCCAAGTGAATAGGAACTTAGGGAAATCCCATCCCATTTGTCCTTTTATCTagattatctaattttttttatcaattataatataaatgtaAGTAAAATGCTTGAGTACTATACTGCCTTATGAATGATCAAATCCTTTTAAAGGAGAAccttagaattttaaaataaaaataattaaataagattatgtttggttgtacttttatttatttatttttattgcttttcaaattaaatatacaaaattttcatttttataaaagcaGGTCTAATACCTATAGTAACTTTTATTATACTCTTTGccaaaaacaaatttgagaatgattttcaaacaaacaaataaacaaaaataaataaaattggtttTACGTGTTGAATACAttataaggaagaaaaaaaaaataatagtaaagaaaattcatgatttttaatttttttttttggatggagGATCTCATTGCAATTATTTCCTTATGGTCACCCCTTTGTAGAAAATAATAACTATTATGATGGCatggtttgaattttttttttaaacttgggGTAGGTTCAGATATTGCCTTATCCTGCCCAttccgattatatataaaattaatttttattttactatttttaatatgtagataataataaaataagttataaaaatataataatttaattatttataaaatatatttattttaattaattaaaaattttaaaagtaattttttttttaaaaaaagttaaacgggtCGGGACAAGACGGATATGAGAATTTCTCATACCTGCCCCgccttgtttaattttttaaatgagacgaaaatgagaattattttaaataaacaggACAAAATTGGGATGGAGGCGATCTCATCCTgaacccgccccattgccatccctaattCCAAGTGAAGCCTACCATGATCTCATATCGGGGATCAAGGAAATCCTGCAAAAACAACTCTAATTAGCTTCCACTAGAGTGATAATTTCACTTAAATGTCTTAATGAGTACTTCAATTATATACCTTGATTCTTACAAGAAGTACATTATTCATTCATCTTGCTGAAATAGCCTTGGCTATATGGGTAACATTTGCATGTCTAACTGCCTCCCAATCAAGTGAATCCTTTGCATCATGGATTCTCTACTTTTTCACCCTGTATTGGAATAAAATCCCCCCAAACTATCCCGATCAAAAGAATTATCTTCGGCCTCCCCCATCGCATTGCATTGTTCTAAGCAACTAGTGGAACTTTCCATACCATAAGGATTGGATTCTGTTGTCATATTTGCTTTCAACTTGGAGGCAGAAACAAATTGAATTTGATCCCTAGTTTGACAATATTCTTCCTTATCATCCTTATCCTCCTCTACCAAGTTGCATGCGCTATCATTCCTTGTTGAAGGAAGGGGAAATAGAGCAACCAGGGTCATGCATTCAGTACCATGATCTTAGCATTTGATGTTATAGAATAAATCCTAGCCAGagacaaatataagaaaaccatGAATAGAATGCATTGCTATATCATCATTCAACAAACCAACAAAACTTATTtgtcaacaaaaaaaattggacagtaTTTTGAGATTCATCTTTTGTATGGTTAAGTTCTGGTCCCAGCAGAAACCTTCTGCACATCCAAAGGAACATAGACCAGTTCAAGTTTTGGCACCTAAGTCATGGCTAAAAATGATCTTATGAGCTACCAAGGACATTGCTATAGTACTCTGAAAACTTTTGAAAGAGTAAAATTAACCTTACGAAATTGATATTGATCAATCAAACAAGCATTGCATATATCAAGACCAATGGCCAAATATGATGAATTTCACTTCAGCTCCGGGTGGTAAATATTGTACACGATATGATGAAAAAGGAACAACATTGATTGCCCTCAATGTCTACTCTTTCTTTTCACCCACAATGATCTATCGACAATTTTGTCTACAAAAAGGAAGTAGGCATCACCCCAAGGTTTCTTTATagcaaaaataagaaaaggaacTAAAATACCAACTGCAAATCCCAGTCCCATGCTCAAATAAAACCACCCATCAATAAAACCATTGccattttcttcatcttcaactgGGCCTCCTTTGTCTGAATTCGCATCTTGGCATTTTACAAGGAGTGGAGCTCCACAGAGACCTGGATTTCCAGCAAAAGATGACTCAGGGAGAGTATCCCATTGTCCCCCAGTAGGGATTTCACCCGAGAAGTTATTATTTGACAGATTTAGAGAAGCCAAAAATGTTAATGAAGACATGCTTGGAGGAATAGCACCTGAGAGCATATTATTTGAAAGATCAAAAGATAACAACTCACGTAACTTCGAAATGCCTTCTGGAATTTGGCCACTCATGTAGTTTCTTGACAGATTCAGGACTATCAAGCCAAACAAATTCGTTATCTCCCCAGGAATTGTACCATATAAACTGTTGCCCGAAAGATCCATGCTAGTAACCAGGGAAAGAGTCTTGGTATATTTTAGAGATTGGCCTTTCATATTCACGAGCAAGCTCTCCTCATAGTATCGACCTCTGTATGTCCCATACAGTAGATACTGGTTTACTTTTTGCTGCTGAGCCATGGCTTTAAAGTTACCAAAACTAGATGGAATGCTGCCAgtaaaattgttttcagcaaGGACCAAGACTTGCAgtgaatttaaatttgaaagctTGGAGGGAAGCCCTCCAGAAAATGCATTGGACCTCAAGTTAAGAATTCTAAGTCCCACAAAACCATCTCCAAACCATGGTGGAATGTTTCCTGATAATCTGTTGTTTCCGAgatccaaagtttccaaacttGATAAATTTTGGAAGGTCGGGGGGATCATTCCTGAAAGACTGTTATTGTTCAGGTGTAGTGATTGAAGTTGTTCCAACTGACCCAAAGCTCCAGGAATCAAACCTGTCAAGTTGTTGTTTCCAAGGTCTAGAACCTTTAGGTAAGAGCAATTCCCTATTGTTGAAGGGATGcttccttccaaattgttgtTTGAAAGATCAATGACTTGAAGAAACAACATATCTCCTATAGAGGCTGGGATTTCTCCAGTTAGCTGGTTAGCTGAAAGAGAAAGGAAGATCAAGTTTGGCATGGATTCAGCAATTTTCAAGGGGATAGGACCCGAGAAATAATTGTTGGTTAGATCTAGTAACTCGATCTCAACTGTTGGAAGGGGAATAGGTCCTTCAAAGAGGTTGAAGCTGAAATCAATATCAGCAAAAGAGGCAACATCTAATGGATCTGGTAGCTGGCCCTGCAACTGATTGAGAGAAACATTTAACAGTGACAGATTAGAAGAAATATCCCAAAACCAGTTTGGTAGGGGACCTGAAATGCTAGCATTTGAGAAATCAAGATACATGACCTCCTTCTGAGACTTTAACCAAACTGGAAATGTAGGACCTAAATGGCATGATCCCATATCAAGATACCGGACCTGGAAAGGAGGAACCCAATTGGAACTGACATTCAAAGTAAAAGAATTGGAGGCCAAGTGCAAAATCTTCAGCTTACtgagttttgaaaaatgggCTTCCGAGACAGCTCCTTCCATATGATTAAACGACACATCAAAGGTATCCAGTTCATGGAGCTGCCCCAAACTTTCTGGAAGAGTTCCACTTAGTTCATTCCCTCCAAGTCCAAACATTTCTAGATGTTGCAATGTCCCCACAGAAGCAGGGATGGGACCTTGAAGTAAGTTGTAGTCGAGACTGAGTTCCAACAGATTTTCAAGCTGACCCAACCATTCTGGCAATTTACTGGCTAATCTGTTATTGCTCAATCTCAAATACATCAGACCAGGCAAAGGTCTCTTAGAAGGACAGTTTTCAGTTCCTTCCAAAATCTCCGGTAAACTTCCTGTCAAGTTATTTCCCGAGATATCTAAATACATCAGATTGCAAAGTTTTCCAATGGAGCCTGGAATCCCTCCTTCAACATTATTTTCGAACAGACCAAGATGAGTAAGGAATGTCATGTTTCCTATGGAAGCAGGAAGTTTCCCATGTAATTTATTTGAACCCAACTCGAGAAACTCTATTTTTTGCCAGTTTCCTCTGAACAGCTGAAAACAACTAGCTGTAAGATCATTGTTCATGGAAAGATCCAAGTACTTCAAATTAGGTAGCTGACTGAGACCAAGAGGAATCCTTCCATATAAGCTGCTGCTGCTTATATCGATGGATACAAGGCTACTACTGTTCACAAGCCACTCAGGGAACTTTGAGTTAAAGTTGTTACCACCAATGGCTATAACAGCAAGTGATGTAAAGTTAACATAGTCAAGAGATGAAATGGAACCAGATAGACCACATCCTGATAGATGCAGATCAGTTAAGAAGGGAAGCTTGTTTAATATCTGAAGCCAGTTTGACCCTATCATTGAAAGGTCAACTTGGTTCATCTCAAGATGCTTCAAGGAACCAAGGCCAGCCATCCATTCAAGATCATCAGCGGTTAAACTTCCAGAAGAAACATCAAGATACTGTAAGTTAGAGAGATTTCCCAAATTTGAAGGAATTGCACCACTAAACCCAGCATTGGATAGGTTCAGATACTGCAAATTCTTCAATGATCCAAAGAATTTTGGAACTGGGATGCTTTGAAATGTGTTGAAGCTCAAATCTAAATGTCTCAAGGACTTGAGTTTTAATAAAGAAGGTCTAATATCTCCACTCAAGTTCCAATATCCGTACCTGCTAGTGGAATCAGCAAAACTCAATGGATATGGGTTGTGCAGATCAATTCCAATAACAGCTCCAGTACTATTTTCACAAGCGATTCCTCGCCATTGGCAGCAATTGCTCCCACTCCATGATGAAAGCCGGTCCTCGGGATCTTTGAGACCCCTTTTGAGATCGACAAGAGCCTCTCGATCATACTCTAGACAAATTACCAACTGAGTTTCACCTTTGCAAACAAATTCTCTTGCCACTAAACAGAGAATTGCTAAAACCAAACTAGAAACCGAAAATCTCCCCATCATTGATTCACCTTTGGAGTGACCAAAGACACACTAGATTTCACCTTATACTGTCAGATTTCTTGTCTTGCAAGAAAATGTTGTTTTCTAGAGAAGACTTGGGAGATGAATAAATTGCATGGAAACTCATTTTCCAGagaagaattgaaaaagatttCATGGATGAGTTTAGGAAGAAAAGTTGAGGAACTGATTAACAAGTCAAAGAACTGTCCATATTTTAGTAGAGTAGATAAGCTTTGCCACCTAAAGTGTTGAGATtagaatttaaaagtttttagaCCTTTGAAAATCAGACATCATTTGTCTTATTAAATTCATAATGACAAGCACATGCAAACACATAGTTGATTAGAGTACAAGAAATTAGGCCAGCTGATGTAGTAACCATTTGACTTAATATAGATAATCTGTTTCAACGGGATCGTATTGATATTCAggttacttattttatttttattatgaatagGAAATAAGagttaaaagtaatattttcaaaatcggATTGatcattaaattgaaaaagatacTAATTCACAATTCAATGGTCGGACTAGTGGTTGAACCTTAGTCAAAtcggtgacatcataaatatataatttatattttattaaaattaaaattaattttaaaaaataaaatatatataattaatatttttaataatattttatttttaaaaattgatattccaaattaaattataaagataaatttgaatatattaatatataaaataaaatatgtaaatatttaaatatgaagatatatttaagatgaaaaaaattataatatttaagtttatccatgtattttattattttaaaattttaaaattattatattaattaattatggtattttcatcttattattaacaattattataCAAATCAACTTTAAcgtaaataactaaataattatatttgtttaaatattttatatgatagaattttgaaaagacCATTAATATATAAACGTTACAATATCATATTAAAATGGGTGACTACCACACAAGTTTCTAgctttttttgtgatttttattatttaaccaAATCCCACATCagaatttcataaattatcTTGCAACATATATATAACATATCCAATACTAAGGCAGCCCAGTTGATGGTGAGGGGCTTGGCAGTCGGTCCAATTTTCGGCTGCATGAAAGGTAAGCCCATTGAATGTTTTGGTCTCGACCGTTTTTTCAAAGACGGTCCGACCTGTTGGACAACATTCGACACTAAGATTCAATTTCTTCTTGCACTTCTATCAGGGTTCTAGATGTACTTTAGTTGGTACACTTTTTCCTTAGTAAACATACTTTATCTTCATAATACTTTTTCCTATTACTTAGTAAATATTATCCCCAAATATTTTGGAAGTAGAATTGATAATTTGAAATATGCAAAGTAGATTATTTTCAACTACACGTCTTCTAAATTCTTGTTTGTCACAAAACTTATTTCATCCATGAatcaatatgtttttattttaggaagaaaatccaatattttgacttttaaatttttaaattttaatccttttaaaattatttttattttgacaattaacataatttttcatagttttaaaaaccGAATTGGATGGGTCGGTCCGATCATTGACTGGTCACTATTCTGGTTCGGTCCGATCAATTAGACCAGAGGTTGAACCGGGATCGGATTGGTTG
It encodes:
- the LOC117933491 gene encoding receptor-like protein EIX1 gives rise to the protein MMGRFSVSSLVLAILCLVAREFVCKGETQLVICLEYDREALVDLKRGLKDPEDRLSSWSGSNCCQWRGIACENSTGAVIGIDLHNPYPLSFADSTSRYGYWNLSGDIRPSLLKLKSLRHLDLSFNTFQSIPVPKFFGSLKNLQYLNLSNAGFSGAIPSNLGNLSNLQYLDVSSGSLTADDLEWMAGLGSLKHLEMNQVDLSMIGSNWLQILNKLPFLTDLHLSGCGLSGSISSLDYVNFTSLAVIAIGGNNFNSKFPEWLVNSSSLVSIDISSSSLYGRIPLGLSQLPNLKYLDLSMNNDLTASCFQLFRGNWQKIEFLELGSNKLHGKLPASIGNMTFLTHLGLFENNVEGGIPGSIGKLCNLMYLDISGNNLTGSLPEILEGTENCPSKRPLPGLMYLRLSNNRLASKLPEWLGQLENLLELSLDYNLLQGPIPASVGTLQHLEMFGLGGNELSGTLPESLGQLHELDTFDVSFNHMEGAVSEAHFSKLSKLKILHLASNSFTLNVSSNWVPPFQVRYLDMGSCHLGPTFPVWLKSQKEVMYLDFSNASISGPLPNWFWDISSNLSLLNVSLNQLQGQLPDPLDVASFADIDFSFNLFEGPIPLPTVEIELLDLTNNYFSGPIPLKIAESMPNLIFLSLSANQLTGEIPASIGDMLFLQVIDLSNNNLEGSIPSTIGNCSYLKVLDLGNNNLTGLIPGALGQLEQLQSLHLNNNSLSGMIPPTFQNLSSLETLDLGNNRLSGNIPPWFGDGFVGLRILNLRSNAFSGGLPSKLSNLNSLQVLVLAENNFTGSIPSSFGNFKAMAQQQKVNQYLLYGTYRGRYYEESLLVNMKGQSLKYTKTLSLVTSMDLSGNSLYGTIPGEITNLFGLIVLNLSRNYMSGQIPEGISKLRELLSFDLSNNMLSGAIPPSMSSLTFLASLNLSNNNFSGEIPTGGQWDTLPESSFAGNPGLCGAPLLVKCQDANSDKGGPVEDEENGNGFIDGWFYLSMGLGFAVGILVPFLIFAIKKPWGDAYFLFVDKIVDRSLWVKRKSRH